In Novipirellula artificiosorum, the genomic window AAACAAAGGACCAAATGGAACACATGTTCCAAGGTCATCGGTGTACATCTAAGTCAATTTGATACCGTTTGTCTACCCATATTTCCCAGTAAATTCAAAGAGGGTGCTTTGCGTGGGAGGCGTAGCTCACGAGGATTGGGTGCAATTGGTCGGCTATGCGTCTATTCACCTGTTCATTGATCCTATGTGTGAGGGGGGGCCGAATTAGCTTGAATGGTCGCAAGCGTTTGCGATTGAGACAGCTGCGGAGGGGGCCGATCAATTCGGTGCCATCTCCGAGTCGTCATGAAGGCAATTTGGGTCACTTATCTGATAGGGTTCTTTTCGATGGTATCAAAACACAAACGAGGCGGGCATCGGCAATGGTTGGTGATGGTTGTTGTGGGGAGTGCGTCGATTCTTAGCAGTGGTTGCGCGACGACGACGACGTCGAACACCTCGCGAACCGGGACGGAGCAATTATTGATCTCCGCGGCGATTGACCGCGCATTTTCGAACGTCCATTTCACCGACCTAGCCGGGTACCGGGTGTTTATCGACCAGCAATACCTCGACTCGGTCGATAAGGGCTACTTGGTCGGGACGCTGCGGCACAAGGTGCTCGAATCGGGTGGCCAGATTGTTGCGGCGATCGACAAGGCCGATGTGGTGCTCGAACCTCGCAGTGGTGGCATTGGCACCGACTCTCAGGAGAGTTTTGTAGGGATCCCCTCACTGGGAGTGCCTGGGTTGCCGATCGAGATACCCGAGATCAAGATCGCTTCGCGAGCGACTCAGATGGGAACCGCCAAGATTGGTCTGCTTTGTTACGACGCAAAGACCGGGATGACGCTTGGCGGCGGTGGCGATGCGACAGCACTGACACACAACAACGACACTTATGTCCTCGGTGTTGGGCCGTTCCGAAGCGGTTCCGTTTTAGATCAGCGGGAAACGGCGGTTGGCTACAATGGCGTTGGCGGCAGTTTTCTATCGATGGGCAAAAGCGTTGCCACGGCGAGGCCGATTAAGATGATCGATCGAAAAATCCCCGAAGCACCGTTCACCCCTGCAACTCAAATCGCTGAACTGCCATCACTCGAATCGAGCACCCGGTAGACGCCGTTGGGCTATCGAGATGATTTCTCTCTTCTGCACCAGGGGACGTCAGCGGCACGTAGGACAATCGCCAATCATTTGTTACGATTCTTGGGCGGCAACGCCGTAATTTGCGAGCCGCCGTTCGGCGGCAAATGGTCGCATCTCTACAAGAATTCGGACGATAACGGGTGTCGTTTGTCTCCGACGGAGACGATCATCCGAAACAGCCGATTCACAACAAATGGTAGGCGTATCCAGTGACAAGTTTAGCGGGGAAAGTGGTTGCGATCACGGGCGGCGGAACGGGAATCGGTGCCGGGATCGCCTCGGGACTCGCACGTGCCGGTTGTCGCGTGACGGTGGGGGGACGTCGCATCGAACCGCTTCAGCGATTGGCGGAATCGATTGCTGGTGATCCCCCGATTCGCACGTGTGTGCTTGATGTCGCGGATGCCGACAGCGTCGATCGTTTTTTTGCTTCGATTGAGCAGCGCGATGGCGACGTTGATATCCTCGTCAACAGTGCTGGTATCAATATCCTGAATCGGACCATGGCGGAAATGGAGCCTTCGGATTGGGAACGTGTCTTGCAAATCAACGCAACCGGAGCCTACCGGTGTATGCATGCGGTGCTGCCGTCGATGCGTCGCCGGCAAGATGGCATGATCGTCAATATCTCATCGGTTGCAGGCAAGCGAGCGATCGCACTTGGGGGAGTCGTTTATTGCGCCAGCAAGTTTGCAATGACGGCGCTCGGAACGGCCGTCTCGAACGAAGTGCGCAACGAAGGGGTGCGGGTCACGAACGTCTACCCGGGGGAAGTGAACACACCGATCTTGGACAACCGGCCGGTGAAAGTGACGGCCGAGCACAAGGCTTCGATTTTGCAGCCCGAGGATATTGCTGCGATGGTCGTGGCGATTTGCTCGCTTCCGCCCCGAGCTCATGTGCCTGAAATCGTGATCAAACCGACCACGCAAGAATGGGTGTGAGCGAATGAGTGACGAAGCGAACGAAGACGAGCGGGAATCCGAGGAAGAGCTTTCGCTCGATGACCTTGGAGCCGCTTACGCCCGCGCAGCCGCGAAGCACGACCCCGAGGCGTTTCGAGCGAGCGAGACCGATGGCGAAGCGGACGATGGCGACGCGTCTTCGGTCGAACAAGATGACGATGAGCTGATCGATCCGATTGCGGAAGACGAGTTGGTGACTCCGGAAGCCATTATTGAAGGAGCACTTTTTGTTGGCCATCCCGAAAACAGGTTATTTACTGCCGAACGATTGGCTTCGTTGATGCGAGAGGTTTCTGCTCAAGAAGTGGTCGAATTGATTGAGAGGTTGAACGAATCGTACCGGGACGCTGGGCAATCGTTGCGAATTGTGCAACATGACGGCGGCTATCGGATGACGATTTCGCCTGACGTCGAGGATGTCCGACGCTCCTTTGTTGGCAAGGTTCGAGAAGCACGGTTGTCACAGGGAGCGATCGAGGCGTTGGCCTTGGTCGCCTACCAGCCGGGAATCACGGCCCAAAAGGTTCAAGATCAACGCGGTCGGGATTGTGGTCCGCTCTTGAATCAACTGGTTCGTCGGCAGCTGCTGCATCTCGTGCGAAAGCCGCCTGAAACGGGTGGTAAGCCGGTTCCCCATTACTACCCCACCGAACGGTTCTTGACCCTGTTCGAACTCGAATCGTTGGGAGATTTGCCGCAAGTCGAAGAAGGGCTTCGCGGTGTGACCTAGGCAAAAACGAAACATGAACGCTTCAAGATTAAACTCCGCCAATCCGGTTCTCGGCATCGCATTGGACATGGACGGATTGCTATTTGATACCGAGCGGTTGTATTGGCAAGTCGGCGACGAACTGCTGAAACGCCGCGGGTATCGCTTTAGCCAAGAGCTGCAAACGCGGATGATGGGACGAGTGGGCGTTGCCGCGATGCAGCAGATGATCGAGATGCATCAATTGCCGATCGCTGCGGATCGTCTGCTTTGCGAATCCGACGAAATCTACAGTGGGTTGATCGCCGATGGCGTACCGCCGATGCCAGGATTGAACCGGTGGATCGATCGGTTGATCGCGTCGGGATTGCCATTTGGGTTGGCCACCAGCAGCAGTCAGAAACATGTCGATGTGATTTTGGGTACGGTTGCATGGAGCGATGCGTTGGCATTCGTTCTGAGCGGCGACGATGTGACCCATGGCAAGCCGCATCCCGAAATGTACTTGGCAGCGGCTCAGCGCATGCAGATTGTTCCGCAGCAGATGCTCGTGCTCGAAGACAGCGGCAACGGTTGTGCCGCGGCCGTCGCGGCGGGAGCACAAACGGTGGCGATTCCGAACGAAAATACTCGTGAGCAAACGTTTGATGGAGCAGTCCTGATCGCCGATTCACTCAACGATCCGAGGCTGTGGGATCTGCTTCCTGGGTAGTCAGTTCCTGCTTTGGCATTTGGCCTTTGAACTCGATGGGTTCCTGTGAATCGGCTTGGATGACAATTCACTCTCAGCCGTCATCGGTATAAAACGGTCCATGAAGCGGCCACCCGACACCAAATCGTTCCAGGCTTCGGGGCGGGGTGTCGTTGTTTTGTGCTGCCGCAGGTATTGTTGTAGGTTCTTGCTATTGAACACAATTGCGATTCAAACGAATCGCCAATCGGCAAGCTAGTGGACCGTCAAGGTTAAAACTGCGAGTTGGGACGTAGTGGACTTCGCCAGAAGTCCCTAAGAACATTTGAGTTACGGATTTCTGGCGAAATCCACTACGCTGAAAATTGAGTTGCCGCAGACCACTAGTGACATTCTTCCTTACACGGAGTTCCAATATGAACCAAGCCGTCGTGGATCCTGAGCAGTTGAGACAATTTGCAGCATCGCTGCACCGGTTTTCGGAAGAAATGAAACAGAGTACGACGGCGCTGGGATCACAAATGAACCAACTGGAACAGACTTGGCGTGATGAGCAGCAGCGCAAGTTTGCCGAAGAGTTCACCATGCAGATGAGGCAATTGTCACGCTTGATCCAAGCAACGGAACAGCATGTGCCCTATCTGATGCGAAAAGCCGAGCAAATCGATGCCTATTTGGGACGCTGATTCCCGCGGTTGAACCGCCAAAACCCCCAATCGCGTCGGTCCGAGGCTACGATCGTTTCTTGCCCCCGTCGGGACGGCGGCGTTTGTTGGGCCGTTCCGCTTTCGGTTCCGGTTTGTTCACAGAGTCGCGAATGCGATCGGCCAGCGTCGGCTTCTTTTTCTGGGTGGGTACGGCAACGCCGTCAACGGTGTTATCCAGATTGAAGTGTTTGCCCTTGGGAAGTGTCTTTTTCACGAGCACGCGCTCACAGATTCCCCACAGACTGCTGGTGATAAAATACAAACACAAGCCGGCTGGCACCCGGAAGAAGAAAAGCCCCATCATCAAGGTCATGATGTTCATCATCTTCTGCGTCATGGCCGTCTGTTCGTCCGTCGCTGGAGGCATGAACAGTTTTTGCTGCAGCAAAAACAAGCCGACGACGATCACGGGCAAAATATTGAAGTAGGGACCCAACCAGCCCGTTCCTCGACCTGAAAGGTATTCCCAAAGCCAATCGCCCCAGTAGGTCAGCATGTCGGGGCCAGCGAGGTTGGACGCCCACTCGGTCATCGACGAAAGGGTCTTTTGGCGAAGTTCGATATCGACCGACAAGGCTCGGTAAAGTCCGATGAAAATCGGCAACTGCATGAACATCGGCAAGCAACCGGCCATCGGGTTGAATCCAACTCGATGCTGAAGCTCTCGCTGAGCCTTCAGCCGGCCTTCCATGTCGTCCTTGTACTGCTCGGAAATCTTCTTTAGCTCGGGTGCAAGTTCTTGCATCCGCTGCGCATTCACGGCCGCTTTACGGCTGAGGGGGAACATCAGACCACGAACCAGCACCGTCAACAGGATGATGGCGATCGCGTAGTTGCCGATCACGCCTCCGATGAAATGCAGCAGCCCTGACAAGAACTTTGCAAACAGTGCGAACCAACCATAATAGATGACGTCCCCGAGACCGTAGGGTTCGACGATGTCGGCGTCCTTGGGGCCGGCGTACATTCGCAGTTCCTGGCGAATCGCTGCTCCTGGAGCCACGGTTGCCACGTTGCTGGTGAGATAAAACGAGGTGTTGACGGCGCGTTCTTTGTGCCGCTCGATTTTGTCAGCGTCCGCGACAATCTCGGCCGTGGCGCGGCGAAAATCACTAAATACTTCCTCACCCGATGGTGGTAGGTAGGCTGCGACAAAGTACTGAGCATCGACACCGATGTACTTCAACGCTTGTGAGGCTTCACCGGTATCGGGTGCGAAAATCGTTTGGTCTGCGTCCTCGGGTGTCTTTTTCGCTCGCTTCAATAGGTTGTAACCGCTGATCAACTCATGACCATCGGCAACGTTCTTGTAGACAATGTCGCGAGCTGCGGCACCGCTGAAGTTGGGGCTGATCTTGTTGCTGTACCACCACCCTTCGAGCGTCAATCCGTTTGGGCCAGACAATCGATAAGCCAAATCATGGGGCTCGGTGCCTTTGTTACGAACCTCAAGCGCCATGTCGATGACATAGCTCGATTCGGGCAAACGGTACGAGCGGACCAGTTCCACCGCTTCGCCGTTTGCTTTTGCCAGTTCATCGGCTGTCAACGTCAGCGAGAACGTCAATTCATCCGTGCCAGGCACTGCGTCTGTGGGGCCAGGCTTTTCCTCGATCGACCACACCATCTGTGCCGGATCGGCTACGCCTGTGATCGATCGTTTGCCAACGTCGATTTTCTTTTTGTTGATTTGCGCCAGCGTCATCAAGCAGGACAGCCGCGTCAGATTGCCCTTGATTTGATCCGCGCCGCCATCGCGAGCAAGCCGGATCAGATCGAGCGGGTGCTGGCTGAGCTTTGCGGACAAGACGAGCTCGGCGGGCTGTGATTCGGAATCGGATTTCCGCAGAACGGTGATGTCGACCGTGTCACCGGGCTCGGTCTTGATTAGTGCAGCGTCGATTTGTTCCCGAAAAGCGATTGGCTTGCCGTTGACCGTGGTGATCACGTCACCGACTTGGATACCCGCGGTCGCAC contains:
- a CDS encoding SMC-Scp complex subunit ScpB, which translates into the protein MSDEANEDERESEEELSLDDLGAAYARAAAKHDPEAFRASETDGEADDGDASSVEQDDDELIDPIAEDELVTPEAIIEGALFVGHPENRLFTAERLASLMREVSAQEVVELIERLNESYRDAGQSLRIVQHDGGYRMTISPDVEDVRRSFVGKVREARLSQGAIEALALVAYQPGITAQKVQDQRGRDCGPLLNQLVRRQLLHLVRKPPETGGKPVPHYYPTERFLTLFELESLGDLPQVEEGLRGVT
- a CDS encoding DUF6655 family protein codes for the protein MKAIWVTYLIGFFSMVSKHKRGGHRQWLVMVVVGSASILSSGCATTTTSNTSRTGTEQLLISAAIDRAFSNVHFTDLAGYRVFIDQQYLDSVDKGYLVGTLRHKVLESGGQIVAAIDKADVVLEPRSGGIGTDSQESFVGIPSLGVPGLPIEIPEIKIASRATQMGTAKIGLLCYDAKTGMTLGGGGDATALTHNNDTYVLGVGPFRSGSVLDQRETAVGYNGVGGSFLSMGKSVATARPIKMIDRKIPEAPFTPATQIAELPSLESSTR
- a CDS encoding HAD family hydrolase, with amino-acid sequence MNASRLNSANPVLGIALDMDGLLFDTERLYWQVGDELLKRRGYRFSQELQTRMMGRVGVAAMQQMIEMHQLPIAADRLLCESDEIYSGLIADGVPPMPGLNRWIDRLIASGLPFGLATSSSQKHVDVILGTVAWSDALAFVLSGDDVTHGKPHPEMYLAAAQRMQIVPQQMLVLEDSGNGCAAAVAAGAQTVAIPNENTREQTFDGAVLIADSLNDPRLWDLLPG
- a CDS encoding WXG100 family type VII secretion target — translated: MNQAVVDPEQLRQFAASLHRFSEEMKQSTTALGSQMNQLEQTWRDEQQRKFAEEFTMQMRQLSRLIQATEQHVPYLMRKAEQIDAYLGR
- a CDS encoding SDR family oxidoreductase; translated protein: MTSLAGKVVAITGGGTGIGAGIASGLARAGCRVTVGGRRIEPLQRLAESIAGDPPIRTCVLDVADADSVDRFFASIEQRDGDVDILVNSAGINILNRTMAEMEPSDWERVLQINATGAYRCMHAVLPSMRRRQDGMIVNISSVAGKRAIALGGVVYCASKFAMTALGTAVSNEVRNEGVRVTNVYPGEVNTPILDNRPVKVTAEHKASILQPEDIAAMVVAICSLPPRAHVPEIVIKPTTQEWV
- the yidC gene encoding membrane protein insertase YidC, producing MERRLLTFIITSTAFFFVYFTLRSLLLPPPPAVQPNAAAEVAEVEDAAVEQDKTEENEEEIANSEDESAVQEALPGGTERTETPRWATLGSMDPASGHFMLMTLNSRGGAVERIELTEREAKSNQLKYRRVDVRHGYLGYFAGTSAAVVDGVTVNVVGPGTPGATAGIQVGDVITTVNGKPIAFREQIDAALIKTEPGDTVDITVLRKSDSESQPAELVLSAKLSQHPLDLIRLARDGGADQIKGNLTRLSCLMTLAQINKKKIDVGKRSITGVADPAQMVWSIEEKPGPTDAVPGTDELTFSLTLTADELAKANGEAVELVRSYRLPESSYVIDMALEVRNKGTEPHDLAYRLSGPNGLTLEGWWYSNKISPNFSGAAARDIVYKNVADGHELISGYNLLKRAKKTPEDADQTIFAPDTGEASQALKYIGVDAQYFVAAYLPPSGEEVFSDFRRATAEIVADADKIERHKERAVNTSFYLTSNVATVAPGAAIRQELRMYAGPKDADIVEPYGLGDVIYYGWFALFAKFLSGLLHFIGGVIGNYAIAIILLTVLVRGLMFPLSRKAAVNAQRMQELAPELKKISEQYKDDMEGRLKAQRELQHRVGFNPMAGCLPMFMQLPIFIGLYRALSVDIELRQKTLSSMTEWASNLAGPDMLTYWGDWLWEYLSGRGTGWLGPYFNILPVIVVGLFLLQQKLFMPPATDEQTAMTQKMMNIMTLMMGLFFFRVPAGLCLYFITSSLWGICERVLVKKTLPKGKHFNLDNTVDGVAVPTQKKKPTLADRIRDSVNKPEPKAERPNKRRRPDGGKKRS